Below is a genomic region from Miscanthus floridulus cultivar M001 chromosome 1, ASM1932011v1, whole genome shotgun sequence.
TGAACTAGACAACTAGAGCACATGTTCAGAACTTTGTTTTTCTTTAGATAATGGTACTTGGATGGTTGCTAAGTACTCCAGTTACTTTGTTTTTCACTTTTCAGGGCACTGAGGTTGTACCAAAAAATGCAAGATCGCACACCTGCCTGCTATCTGGCGTGTTTATTGGCAACGTGAAGGTCCTAGTTAGGTTGTCATTTGGACTGAGTGGGCCCAATGAAGTGGCAATGAAATTAGCTGTGAGATCAGATGACCCTGAAGTCAGTGATAAGATTCATGAGATTGTCGCCAGCGGATAAAGCGCAAGACATACAAATCTTGTGCCAAAACAATGTAGAGCGGGTAGATGCCTTTACACTTGGATGCTTACAGTCTTGTTTCTTCGTGGATATTCTCAGATAGCATATGCTGTaatcttttttgtttttgttttttgctgTATGTATAAATAACATCAGATATTTGTTGATGTTTATTCAATACTGATTTCATGGAATATTCAGAATGGAAATGTACTTGTACCCTTCTGTGGTTTGCCTTCGTGCTGAACTGCTGATGAACTGTACGTCTGTAACCCTCTCCCAGAGGTGTGAATACGGGCCTTTTTTTTGGGCGGGTGTGTTGTCTGGATGTCATGTGCCAGGTAAGAGCATATCGAAGAGTTCTCTAAATCCCTTTCTAACCTTTGGTTTTTAGCGAGACGAGAAAACCCCCTCTTCAACAACTTCTAATCTAGTCTCATAATCTTTTAGAATTTGGGAAAAGTCATCTCGTTTCGTGTAAAGTTACCAGAAGCTCTTGAGATGATCTTTATTCCTTCCGATATTTTTTAGAGTTATAAAATTTTGTGTTTTTGGAAAGAAAATATtggatactcttggagatgctccaaGAGTAAAACGAATAAACTCACCGCAACTGGAAATAAATAATCTCATGTGGTGACTTTTTTCGCGATAAATTATCTGCTCATTAGATACCtccaatttgatttttttttagacCTACGTCATATTTGGCACTAGTCCAGCTCATAGATCAATGCACGGTTCTGTTTAAACATATATTTAATCTAAAATAATACTGCCTCCGTTTTTATTTACACGTTATCAAACATTTGTATATTTGACTATCGATTTTAAAAAAAAGTTATATAGATTCGTGACATAAGATTTATGCTTTTACATTTACTATATAAAAAATGCTTTCATAATATACAATTTATAGGTTGTAAAACTTTACCGGTTTTCTGAAATGAATGGTCAAATATAGTAATATTTGACTTTAGATAAATGTAACGTGACATGTAAaaaagaacggagggagtaacacaAATTCTCAACCAATTACTTTTATTGTGTTCCCAGTAAGGCAATAACTTATGGAGCTAAAGAATAGAGACGGGCACCATTTTTTTTTTGAGTTTGAGTTACTGAACATTACATCAATCATTTGTAATATTTGCTTAAGAGGAAATGAGATGTGTTGTCATACACCTAACCACCTAGAGATAGCAAAAGAAAATGGCTACCCATCTCCATCTTTGTAGGAAAGAAAATCCCCGTCACCTCTCTCCAAAGCTTGCAAGGGAGATTTGGGGAGTGTTTGGTTCCCAGCCATGCGACGCCATGCCATAGCCAAGACTGCTACACTGCTGTTTGGTTACTGATTAAAGTTAGACAGCTACAACTTTTACAGGTTATATTTTCGCCATGGTTGTGGCGCCCGATTCTGCCGCCATCAAGTGTGGCGCCGCCACACATTGCATGGCGCAGTTTGGTGGggaaccaaacacgcccttgATCCCCATCCTTGTCCCTACATAGAGGATAATCCATGTGCATTTGGTACATCACGAAATATAAATGAAAAATAGCTAAACTAAGGGAAAATTAAGTTTTAGCACAAGCACGCAACCAGTGACCTGTAAACTGGTGGGGATCCTCTCCCCGCATTAatatcaaaaaagaaaagaaaaactaatgaaCTACAATGCACACATATAATTCACCAATCCCACTGTAGCACAAATACAAACTACACACCAGAGACATTATACATTCTAGTGATCTCTAGGTGTGTATATGAAAAACGCACGGCGGATGAGGAGATCGGGGATGGAGAATGATCTCCGTACATGCGTGTAGACACATTTGATTTAGTGGTATTTTTGTTTCGAGGCAGATACTCACAATGTGATGAGATTTACGGAATCACATTTGTtctctccattctaaattgtaagtcggGCTATATACCTAAATATGCATTATGTCTAAAAGTTAAAATACTGCCTCCATGtcatattatgtctagatacatagtaaaatagatgaattaaaaagtcaaagcgacctataatttgaaacggaggaagtaacttataatttgaaatggagcgAGGAGAGGAGTTCTGCTGTGTACAAGAAAATATATAATTAGGTAACTTCATGCTAAGCTGTGTTGGCCTGCAGCCTGCTGTCTTGTTGGTATTCGCACAAATTGTCCCTCAGCCTCCAAAAAAAGGAGCAAGAAGACTGAAAGGTCATTAAAAAAAACTCCAACTTAAAAGAAGaccgaaagaaaatgaaaaacttCAAATTAAAGAAAAATGTTCCATTGCCGGGTTAAGAAAAAGGAGCAAGAAGACCGAAAGGGgtttcttttttaaaaaactttaacttaaaaagaagaccggaaggaaaacaaattaaaaaCTATTCCATTGCCGGGATTTGAACCCGGGTCGCCTGGGTGAAAGCCAGGTATCCTAACCGGACTAGACGACAATGGATTTGTGTTAGAGTGAACCTGTAATGCTACTAAACTATACCGATAGACGAACTAAACGCAGCCCAGCCGAAAGCCCACCAACACCAAGCCGCCCGTTCTCAGCCTCTTGCATACCTGGCTGCCTGTCGCTGCCGCCCGCGCTCCTCTAGGCTGCAGTCCTTTTCTCCACAGTCCGCCCGCGCATTCTGTCGAACACCTCGTCCTCTACATGCTCATCCCCGCCTTCCCAATCCAGAACTCCTAAACCCTAGCCCTTCTTCCCGCCACCACCATCCATCCACAATCCACGCGGGCGATGCGGAAGAGGTAGTCTCCGGCGATGGCCTGCTGCTTCGTCCGCGTCGCTGCGGCGCCCCGCCTCCTCCTCTGCCGTGCCGCCGCTTCGCGGCAGCTCCCGTCGCCACTCACCGTATTCAGGAAGGTAAATGTTATCACTAAATCCGTTCTCCTCTTTTGGCGTGACGACTTGGGGGCGAAGTGTGTTTGTGGGATGCCCATTAACCCTAGTAGCACCAGGAAGTTCACGAGCCATCTACTGATACTTGGATTGCATTGCCATGGTTTATACTTTTATACTCAAGGTTATTCGATGTGCAAAATCGGAATTGTGTAGTTCGATTACTTCGTTAAGGTGGTAACCACATTATATGCAGTTTTGGACTGCCACTGATTTATTTTTGCTCATAGTTGCATAGCGTGTTGGATCTGTCGAGCATTTTTTTTCAGCTTCAAAGTGATTGCTGTTCAAAGTTTATCATGATAACTTCAAGGATGCTAGCATCAATTAGCTGTTCTTAGTTTTCTCTTTAATATCAGGGTTTTTCGGAGCAGTCAGTTCTGCCAGTCACAGACTCGACTGAGTGTTTTCAAGGACCATCAGTGCAGAATACTCCACGCATTCCACTGTATGATGACAGCATATCCTCAAGCATATTGGACACATTGTCAAATCCGACTGAGGGTGTCCCTCATGCTGATCCTTCAAAGAGCAGAATAATGCTAGTTGATGGAACGTCGGTGATGTACAGATCCTACTACAAGATATTAGGTTAGTTTCTTCCTGATTTCTTCTTCACTGCACCGCTTTGTCGATCTGTGTTGCTTGTCTTCTGCTTCCTGTTTCTTATACTAGTAAACATTTAGAAAGGAAACAAAATGATGTCTATAACTATATACTTCCATCGGCAAATGGTATACTGGAACTGAACTACTGAATTGTTGGCCTTAGtttttgcattattttaaagcTGTAGAATAATCAAGGGTCATATACACAAAAATATAATGGAAAAAAAATCTTCACATCATGTTTAATTGAATAATTTCGTAATATAGATCCATTTATGTCATATCATTTACCCATAAGATGTGCAGTATTTGTAGGCTGACAGTTTAGCTGCTGGATTGCCTAGACTAAGCTAGGCATATCTGGTCTCTTGAAAATTGTCCTTGCTTTAATTTGTGTTATGCTGTTTAAAGCTTGTTTGACTAGCATCTTGTTCTTCTTTAGTTATGTTAGTGTAATCATGTCAAAGTTATGTCTGACAAAAGCTCCTTTACCTAAACCAAAAGCAACTGCTTGACATTGTTCTCTATTTTTCCCCTCTTCCTCATTTTCTCTGCATTTTTTAATTACTGAAATCTGCAAGTCATCTCTTTTTTCTTTAACATTTGTAGCACAGCTGCAGCACGGCCAGTTGGAGCATGCTGATGGAAATGGGGATTGGGTTTTAACTATATTCAAAGCTCTATCCCTGGTAAGTAGTATTGTTCCATAGTCAAATGGGGTCCTTGATCCTAAGAAGTTCAAATTCTACCCTTAGGTTTCTATTCCCTCCGATCCCAAACACAAGTTCATCTAGCCTTTTTCTGAAATGCACCAAATATAAGTCCATTATAATTCCAATGCATTTTTTGCTTCATTCTTCCATATCTATCCCTACTTAAGTGCACACAGCACAGAGCACTCTAATCAATGCAATACACTTGCCACCCATCTTTACTGTAGTAATGATTGATGGGCAATATAGTCAATGGCTCAATGCACCTCTCACCTTAATTCTTATGCTCAAGTCCAAATGGACTTATATTTGAATCGGAGGGAGTATGCATTTTTACAGCTTTCCTAATTCATTTGTCACAAATAGAGTAAATGGACTATGAGCATCAATCCTGTCCTCTCTTTCTGTAGCAAAACTCTTATGATGTTTTGGAATTGTGGAATAGATACAGACTAGTTTACAAAGTCTACTAGCATGGATGTAGATGGCCATTTGACCATTCCATTGCGATTTTGGATTTGCTGGTAAGACAAAGGATTTGCTATGCACAGCTGACTGTTTCAGCTGTTTGGCATCTTAAAAGAGTTCAGTCTTCAGTATCAGTTAATGTTAATATAAAATTTACTTTTATACTTTCTGTTGTGGGTTCACATTTTTTTAGTACTCTGTTCCAAAATGGAGGTCATTTTTAGTTTTGTTGTAAGTGAAACTGATCTAAATCTGATCGAGTtgatagaaaaatatattaatatctaCAATGCCAACTAAATGCACTATGAAGACATATTTCATGGGAAATTTAACAAACTAATTTGATGTTATAGATATTGGTGCATTTTTCTTTAAACTTGGTCAActttagagaagtttgacttagaacaaaactaAAATGACCTACATTTTTCTTTGAAGGGAGTTGTGAGGTGACAAACTACATATTAACATGTTACAACTTTATATTTAGCTTTGTGTGTTATTCATCATTGTGATTGTTCTGAATTCCTTTTGCAGCTTCTTGACATGCTGGAGTTCATTCCATCTCATGCTGCGGTATGCTCAGTTCTAGCATGGTTTCGACTGGCATCAATATCTGTTGTTTCCTCATAGCTTCCATCACTTATGATTTTCTTAACCCATTTGTAGGTTGTGTTTGACCACGATGGTGAGCTGTGCCCAGGATAATTCATATTTGAGTATACACATTCTGTTTAATGTTTTAATATTCATGCAGTGACTCTTATTGATCAATCTCTGCAACACACACTTGTCACATTTTTTCCTCAATAAGCATTGGATCTTTGCCATAATATAACGATTGCACAGTTGAACTTATTGAGCTTATTAATTGCACTAGACCAGCGTATTGATCCGCTGCAAGCTTTACCTTGCTATGTGATTTCTTGTTACCATTCACGAATTGTTTTATTCAATATATTTTCATCAGAGATGTTTGGTTAAATTTGAGATCAATTTATTTAGGGTCTTTATTTTTTGGGTGGGGTGGGGTGTTGGttctagtttttctttttctccttgaATTTCTTCTTGAAGCTGAACATTCCTGGTGGATGAGATTGTGAGATGGACCTAGTATCTGTGCAAATTTAAAATGATTCATTTCCTCAAGTTCTTAAAGCAGCGAAGTCACCAAACTTTTCTTTTCAGGAGTTCCATATGGTCATTATACTGCCATGCCATCCAAAGAATGTCACATGGCAAAAGGTAAGAGTGTAAGATGTCTCAAGTTGATGGGATCATGGTAGAAGGTAATCTGTGGCTGTCAGTTAGCATCTTGGGGATGCATCAAAGATCTTGGACTGAGCCTCAATCCACGATTTGTGTTTGACAGCCTGGAGCCCTGGCTTGCACATAAGCAATGTTTTGTTGGACTCCATTCCTTGGTCAAGAAAGTGTTGGGTAGAGAGAAGTATGAATGGTATAGGAGTGTTGGGTAAACCAGTTTTGGAATATTGCATTTTGCCTTTTTATTTTCTAAGAATTTTATGGCGCTTAGTTTCTTGGTTCTTATTATCTTTCCAGTTACTCTTTACTAAAGAAACGCGTAGAATATTGGAAGCAACAAACATACGAGGCATCAAGGGCATCTTTGATGCTCCAAGTTGGGAGGTCTTAGAGATACTTTGCTTACTCATTGGAAAGAGAGCATGCCAACACTtaaactttgatgttttcatCAGCCACTTTTTAGAAGATACCTTTGCTGTTGTATCATGTTACTCTCATCTTTTGAATCCTATAAAGAAACAATACCATTCTTTTCTCCCCCTTTAGGAATGACCTTTCGTCATATGTTGTACCCTGCTTACAAGAGCAACCGCACTCCAACACCTGACACCGTTGTCCAGGGCATGCAATACTTGAAGGCATCCATTAAGGCGATGTCAATAAAAGTAATTGAGGTAAAAATATATCAGTTATGAATTTGCTACAATCTGGGTAGCTATTTACTATTTATTAGTATGTTTGGGGAACATGCCATGTCCCATGTACCACGGAGCTGCATCTCCGTTAAATGAGATAGCTGCTGATATTTGGCATTGTCAAATAATTGATTCAGGTTCCAGGCGTTGAAGCTGATGATGTTATTGGCACCCTGGCTGTAAACAGTGTTTCGGCTGGTTACAAGGTAAACACTGGAGCCATTGGTCACTTTCAGTTCTATCCATCAACTGTTCATCATTGATAATACCTAGAATGTTCTATTCGAACTTGAGGTCTTGAAAAGATCTGACCAGAAAATTTACAACTAACTGGATCACCCATCCCCAAATGCGGCACCACATCCACCCACAAAACACCACAGGCATATAATATATTCTCATATATTTTTGGTCCTTATTTATGACGAGTGCCTTTTGGTCTTAAAATGCCCCTTCTGAAGGTACGGATTGTCTCTCCTGATAAAGACTTCTTCCAAGTTTTGTCACCTTCTTTGCGTCTGCTCAGGATTGCTCCACGCGGATCAGGGTAAGTTAAAATGGTTTGCAAGTACTTAACTGAATGTTTGAAATAGTTAAGTTTTATGATTTGGACATGCAGGATGGTTTCATTTGGAGTTGAAGACTTCGTCAAGCGATATGGAGCACTGAAACCCTCGCAGTTTGTTGATGTTGTTGCACTTTCAGGAGACAAAGCTGACAATATACCTGGTAGCCTTTTGTTACTGTTTTGTCCTATGATCCATGCCTCTGGTAAAAAAGAATTATGTATGTgaagtggtgagagctgtctcactgagtcaccaggtcgcgggttcgaagcagcctctccgcagattttgcgggggggaaggcttgcctcggtttttcccttccccagaccccactcatgtgggagcctccggcactgggtctgccccccTTTAATATAACATACTATGGGTTGGTTGGTCTGTTTGTTTCCTTTATATGAATGTAATTTCTGCTTACTATTGGTGACAGGCAAGGAGATTTCATTTCTCTTTTGCACAAAGGTAACCAAGTACACTAGTGGCTATCGTCATATAGAAATAGTGCTTTCTTGTGCTGGATTGCCTTTGTTTTTCTAGGCCCTGTTTGGGACCACGGTCGTGGCCACGTGGTGCGATAGCTGAACCGTGGTTCCATGGTTGCGGTATTGTTAATTGGTCGCACAGTTCATTCTTGCAGTCCCGCACTCTTGTCGCTGATGCGGTGCTGCGTTTGGCACGATTCTCGCGGTCGGTGGCCGGGAATCTGATTATAGTCGGTTCCAAACAGGGCCCTAGTCTACTGTCGTCATAATCAGGAGTCCCACAAAGTGAAGATAAGATAACTACCTGGAAGAAGTTAGTGTGAAGGCGGTAGGAACTTTGGAAATAAAATAAAGACATCTAGTCATGTGCTCTTTGTTGTAGCTGTTCTTTATCGAGGAACAGATAATTTGACGATCTTCTACAGATATTCTTTcgtgcttgttctacttgtttaGCTATTGGTTCTTTTGTTCTGTACTGCACTGTGTGATTGAAACTGTAATTTTAGCTGTTGAATAAAAACCTTTGCTGACCCATCAAATTAGCTATTAACCATACTAAGTCTATTTACCTTTTTAGCACAAATGCAATTTGTTCTGTGCCAATCTGCTTAGAACTGTTACCAGTGATCATCCATCATTCGTTGCCACAGTGCATCTCTCTGATCTAAATTTATCTTTGCTGGAACCTGTTGACCGAGATATGCTTATGATGTGATTGAAAACACTTTTATTTTCAGGAGTTGAGGGGATTGGAGATATTAATGCAGTAAAGCTGATAACTAAGTTCGGTACGCTTCTTTAAAAATCTTTGCACTTATAAGACTAATTTAATCTGGGTTAATTAGTTTAATATTTGTATTTCTGTAGCAGAGTTTATTTTGTTATGTTTAGCTTGTTGGTTCAAATTCATTGATCTAGTACACATACTATAAAAATTGGATAGGTTTTAGAATCTGACATACACTCCAAAGTGGgaaggtttgaatccatctgtcTTTTGTAAATCACATGTTTAGCCTTGTCTGTCAACTTTTTTCTTAGGGAACACCAGCAAAGCATATCTGTTACCCTGATTATCTTAGGAGGTTTCAGAGACATAGCAatgatctttttcttttttttttttgaaaattctaaaTAGGTTCCTTGGAGAATGTACTGAAATCCGTGGATGAAGTTGAGGATGAACGAATTAAACAGGCAATGTGTACATGATAACTCCTCCCCTTTGTTTCCTTTGTTTGCATGTATCGGCATCCACTTGCATCTGCACAGAAACTCTAGCAATGCTGGCTTGATTTCACTTCATTTTGTTATATGATGCCTTTGTTGCAATGGATTTGGTAAATGCATGGTCCTGAAAAGTTAAATATAATTTTAGTTCTTTCA
It encodes:
- the LOC136549406 gene encoding uncharacterized protein isoform X2, whose protein sequence is MACCFVRVAAAPRLLLCRAAASRQLPSPLTVFRKGFSEQSVLPVTDSTECFQGPSVQNTPRIPLYDDSISSSILDTLSNPTEGVPHADPSKSRIMLVDGTSVMYRSYYKILAQLQHGQLEHADGNGDWVLTIFKALSLLLDMLEFIPSHAAVVFDHDGMTFRHMLYPAYKSNRTPTPDTVVQGMQYLKASIKAMSIKVIEVPGVEADDVIGTLAVNSVSAGYKVRIVSPDKDFFQVLSPSLRLLRIAPRGSGMVSFGVEDFVKRYGALKPSQFVDVVALSGDKADNIPGVEGIGDINAVKLITKFGSLENVLKSVDEVEDERIKQALISHSEQAILCKSLATLRSDLPHYMVPFKTANLVFKKPQDDGVKFIKLLRALEAYAEGSSADPIIRRATYLWNKLK
- the LOC136549406 gene encoding uncharacterized protein isoform X1 translates to MACCFVRVAAAPRLLLCRAAASRQLPSPLTVFRKGFSEQSVLPVTDSTECFQGPSVQNTPRIPLYDDSISSSILDTLSNPTEGVPHADPSKSRIMLVDGTSVMYRSYYKILAQLQHGQLEHADGNGDWVLTIFKALSLLLDMLEFIPSHAAVVFDHDGVPYGHYTAMPSKECHMAKGMTFRHMLYPAYKSNRTPTPDTVVQGMQYLKASIKAMSIKVIEVPGVEADDVIGTLAVNSVSAGYKVRIVSPDKDFFQVLSPSLRLLRIAPRGSGMVSFGVEDFVKRYGALKPSQFVDVVALSGDKADNIPGVEGIGDINAVKLITKFGSLENVLKSVDEVEDERIKQALISHSEQAILCKSLATLRSDLPHYMVPFKTANLVFKKPQDDGVKFIKLLRALEAYAEGSSADPIIRRATYLWNKLK
- the LOC136549406 gene encoding uncharacterized protein isoform X3 — its product is MACCFVRVAAAPRLLLCRAAASRQLPSPLTVFRKGFSEQSVLPVTDSTECFQGPSVQNTPRIPLYDDSISSSILDTLSNPTEGVPHADPSKSRIMLVDGTSVMYRSYYKILAQLQHGQLEHADGNGDWVLTIFKALSLLLDMLEFIPSHAAVVFDHDGVPYGHYTAMPSKECHMAKGMTFRHMLYPAYKSNRTPTPDTVVQGMQYLKASIKAMSIKVIEVPGVEADDVIGTLAVNSVSAGYKVRIVSPDKDFFQVLSPSLRLLRIAPRGSGMVSFGVEDFVKRYGALKPSQFVDVVALSGDKADNIPGKEISFLFCTKSRTLVADAVLRLARFSRSVAGNLIIVGSKQGPSLLSS